In a single window of the Podarcis raffonei isolate rPodRaf1 chromosome 14, rPodRaf1.pri, whole genome shotgun sequence genome:
- the LFNG gene encoding beta-1,3-N-acetylglucosaminyltransferase lunatic fringe, with product MLKSCGKKLLLSLVGSMLTCFLVLVVDQQKGQVLSLGGGGAGLLLQPFEGSRGDAPGLRAALPSGQSHHDVRSFSAYFSKLARGKAEAAPAVGGGPEEGRAARPQLEDISPQDVFIAVKTTKKFHKSRLELLLDTWISRNKDMTFIFTDGEDEELKKRTGNVINTNCSAAHSRQALSCKMAVEYDKFIESGRKWFCHMDDDNYVNVRALIKLLSSYPHTQDIYIGKPSLDRPIQATERISENKMHPVHFWFATGGAGFCISRGLALKMSPWASGGHFMSTAEKIRLPDDCTIGYIIESVLGVKLIRSNLFHSHLENLHQVPKTEIHVQVTLSYGMFENKRNSIHIKGAFSVEEDPSRFRTVHCMLYPDTPWCPRNAVY from the exons ATGCTGAAAAGCTGCGGGAAGAAGCTTTTGCTGTCCCTGGTGGGCTCCATGCTGACCTGCTTCCTGGTGCTGGTGGTGGACCAGCAGAAGGGGCAGGTGCTGAGCCTGGGGGGCGGCGGAGCCGGCCTCCTCCTGCAGCCCTTCGAGGGCTCCCGCGGCGACGCGCCGGGCTTGCGAGCTGCATTGCCCTCGGGGCAGAGCCACCACGATGTGCGGAGCTTCAGCGCGTACTTCTCCAAGCTGGCCCGGGGGAAGGCGGAGGCGGCCCCGGCGGTGGGAGGCGGCCCGGAGGAAGGGAGGGCGGCCAGGCCGCAGCTGGAGGACATTTCGCCCCAGGATGTCTTCATCGCCGTCAAGACCACCAAGAAGTTCCACAAGTCGAGGCTGGAGCTGCTGCTGGATACGTGGATCTCGCGCAACAAGGACATG aCATTTATCTTCACGGATGGTGAGGACGAAGAACTGAAGAAGAGGACAG gGAACGTCATCAACACCAATTGCTCTGCTGCGCATAGCCGCCAAGCCCTGTCCTGCAAGATGGCCGTGGAATATGACAAGTTCATCGAATCTGGGAGAAA GTGGTTTTGCCACATGGACGATGACAATTATGTCAATGTTCGAGCGCTGATCAAACTGCTCTCCAGTTATCCTCACACGCAAGACATCTACATCGGAAAACCAAGCCTGGATAGGCCCatccaggccacagagaggatTAGCGAGAACAAGATG CATCCGGTCCACTTCTGGTTTGCCACGGGGGGCGCTGGTTTCTGCATCAGCCGTGGGCTGGCGCTGAAGATGAGCCCTTGGGCAAG CGGCGGACACTTCATGAGCACTGCAGAAAAGATTCGCCTCCCGGATGACTGCACCATCGGCTACATCATAGAATCTGTGCTGGGCGTGAAGCTGATTCGGAGTAATCTCTTCCATTCCCATTTAGAGAACCTCCACCAAGTGCCCAAGACAGAGATTCATGTTCAG GTGACCTTGAGCTATGGGATGTTTGAAAACAAGAGGAACTCCATCCATATCAAGGGAGCTTTCTCCGTGGAGGAGGATCCGTCCAG GTTCCGTACCGTCCACTGTATGCTGTATCCGGACACTCCATGGTGCCCTCGCAATGCAGTTTACTAA